Proteins found in one Muntiacus reevesi chromosome 2, mMunRee1.1, whole genome shotgun sequence genomic segment:
- the PRF1 gene encoding perforin-1, with product MAARGLLLGILLLLPTPAPAPCYTAAHSECQRARKFVPGSWLAGEGVDVTTLQRSGSFPVDTQQFLRPDGTCTLCRNALQKDVPQRLPLAITGWRAHGAGCKRKVVKYEGRSTEDVAGEAANSIRNDWKVGLDVSPKTNTNVRVTVAGSHSQAANFAAQKTHQDKYRFSLDLVECRFYSFHLVHTPPVHPEFKRALKTLPPHFNTSTEPDYRRLISSYGTHFIRSMELGGRTSALTALRTCELALEGLTANEVEDCLAVEAEVSISSHASASSSFKECEEKKKQHKLGASFHQAYRERHSSVDGGHHSTIHDLLFGNQAGPEQFSAWVASLQDSPGLVDYALEPLHMLVESHNPRREALRRAVSKYVTDRARWRDCNRPCPPGQHKNPKNPCQCMCPGSAATTQDCCPRQRGLAHLQVMNFKASGLWGDWITATDAYLKVFFGGQERRTATVWNNNNPTWMTRLDFGDVLLATGGPLRVQVWDADNGWDDDLLGTCDRTPKAGSHEVSCHMNHGHLKFSYQAKCLPHLMGERCLQYAPQGLLGDPPGNRSGPVW from the exons ATGGCCGCCCGAGGGCTCCTCCTCGGCATCCTCCTGCTTCTGCCCACGcccgcccctgccccctgctACACAGCCGCACACTCTGAGTGCCAGCGCGCCCGCAAGTTTGTGCCAGGCTCCTGGCTGGCAGGGGAGGGCGTGGACGTGACCACCCTCCAGCGCTCAGGCTCGTTCCCAGTGGACACGCAGCAATTCCTGCGGCCCGACGGCACTTGCACCCTCTGCCGCAATGCCCTGCAGAAGGATGTCCCCCAGCGCCTGCCCCTGGCGATCACCGGCTGGCGTGCCCACGGAGCGGGCTGCAAGCGCAAGGTGGTCAAGTATGAGGGCCGCTCCACCGAGGATGTGGCAGGGGAGGCGGCCAACAGCATTCGCAACGACTGGAAGGTGGGGCTAGACGTGTCTCCCAAGACAAACACTAACGTGCGCGTGACCGTGGCGGGCTCCCACTCCCAGGCTGCCAACTTCGCCGCCCAGAAGACTCACCAGGACAAGTACCGCTTCAGCCTGGACTTAGTGGAGTGTCGTTTTTACAG TTTCCACCTGGTGCACACTCCCCCAGTACACCCTGAGTTCAAGAGGGCCCTCAAGACGCTGCCCCCCCACTTCAACACCTCCACCGAGCCCGACTACAGGAGGCTTATCTCCAGCTACGGAACCCACTTCATCCGGTCCATGGAGCTGGGCGGCCGCACCTCAGCCCTCACTGCCCTGCGCACCTGTGAGCTGGCCCTGGAGGGGCTCACGGCCAACGAGGTCGAGGACTGCCTGGCTGTCGAGGCTGAGGTCAGCATAAGCAGCCACGCCAGTGCCTCGTCATCGTTCAAGGAATGTGAGGAGAAGAAGAAGCAGCACAAGTTGGGGGCCTCCTTCCACCAGGCCTACCGGGAACGCCATTCCAGTGTTGATGGTGGCCACCACTCAACCATACATGACCTGCTCTTCGGGAACCAGGCTGGGCCCGAGCAGTTCTCAGCCTGGGTGGCCTCACTGCAGGACAGCCCTGGCCTGGTGGACTATGCGCTGGAGCCTCTGCACATGCTTGTGGAGAGCCACAACCCACGGCGGGAGGCCCTCAGGCGAGCCGTGAGCAAGTACGTGACTGACAGGGCACGCTGGAGGGACTGCAACCGCCCGTGCCCCCCAGGGCAGCACAAGAACCCAAAGAACCCATGCCAGTGCATGTGCCCTGGTTCAGCAGCCACCACCCAGGACTGCTGTCCccggcagaggggcctggcccaCCTGCAGGTCATGAACTTCAAGGCATCAGGCCTGTGGGGAGACTGGATCACTGCCACGGACGCCTATCTGAAGGTCTTCTTCGGCGGCCAGGAGCGGAGGACCGCCACAGTATGGAACAATAACAACCCCACGTGGATGACGCGGCTGGACTTCGGGGATGTGCTCCTGGCCACTGGGGGCCCCCTGAGGGTGCAGGTCTGGGACGCAGACAATGGCTGGGACGATGACCTGCTCGGCACATGTGACCGCACCCCAAAGGCTGGCTCACATGAGGTGTCGTGCCATATGAACCACGGTCACCTGAAATTCTCCTACCAGGCCAAATGCTTGCCTCACCTGATGGGGGAGAGGTGCCTGCAGTATGCCCCCCAAGGGCTTCTGGGGGACCCTCCAGGAAACCGGAGTGGGCCAGTGTGGTGA